A DNA window from Ostrea edulis chromosome 5, xbOstEdul1.1, whole genome shotgun sequence contains the following coding sequences:
- the LOC130054878 gene encoding uncharacterized protein LOC130054878, with product MKSLNQRGKEAVEKKQPWLINLLVDWCSFDQVICAERAVSNECEAEVKDIITVKHWTKDGVLNLIRLHEEHDHLFSKGGVKKKSVWERISRKLSDLGYTFSPLQCEQKWKNLTKQYRDVVDHNAKSGNYVKECPFFTELNEVYGYRLNVKPLCLLESSPADSNNNEEISIEEKSESGSSTTINKRKHIMVTSLNEQKNRKTDTDQGKNKSQDKEQRKIKTTDNEVITFLK from the exons ATGAAAAGCTTAAATCAGAGAGGAAAAGAAGCAGTTGAGAAAAAACAACCTTGGCTGATCAATTTACTGGTGGATTGGTGCTCCTTCGATCAAGTGATTTGTGCAGAAAGAGCAG tGTCAAATGAATGTGAAGCAGAAGTAAAAGATATTATTACAGTCAAGCATTGGACTAAAGATGGCGTGTTGAATTTAATAAGGCTTCATGAGGAACATGATCATTTGTTTAGCAAAGGTGGGGTGAAAAAGAAGTCCGTCTGGGAACGTATATCCCGGAAGCTCTCAGATCTGGGATATACGTTCTCACCTTTACAGTGTGAACAGAAATGGAAGAACTTAACAAAACAGTATAGAGATGTTGTTGACCACAATGCTAAGAGTGGAAATTACGTAAAAGAATGCCCATTCTTCACAGAGTTAAATGAAGTCTATGGGTATAGACTCAATGTGAAGCCACTTTGCCTTCTCGAATCTTCACCTGCTGATTCTAATAACAATGAAGAGATAAGCATTGAAGAAAAGTCTGAATCTGGGAGTAGTACAACTATTAACAAAAGGAAACATATCATGGTAACTTCGTTGAATGAGCAAAAAAACCGTAAAACTGATACTGATCAGGGGAAAAACAAATCACAAGACAAAGAACAAAGAAAGATCAAAACAACTGACAATGAAGTTAtaacatttttgaaatga